The genomic interval GGGGTGGCCGCGTGCATGAGCGCGCGCAGCACAGCGTGGTTGAGCATTGGGGGCCCGTCGGGTCCAGACAGCGTGGCAGGCAGCGTGCACTGGCCCTGGCAGTAGTTGGCCAAGAAGCCGCGAGGTGCAATGACCCAGCGGTGCCAGCCCACTTCGCGGAAGCTCACGTAGAGCCGCCGCGCGCGACACGCGCTCCCGGGGCCGCCTCCTGGCGCAGATTCAGCCTCTCGCCGTGGCCGGGCCGGGGAGTGGCACAGGCGCGAGTCGAGGGTCACCAGCAGCAGTGAAGCCTCGGCCAGGCGCGCACAGGCTGTGGGTACCAGGGGATGCAGTGCCAGCACCAGGCGGAGGGTGCGCGGCACTGAGGCATTGCGGGCCCACGTGGCGCCCAGCAGCTCGGCGCGGACCGGCGACCCCAGGGCAGGCACCGCTTGGCGGAGCAGCACCAGCCCAGAATCCCCGCCCATGGCCTCACTCATACGCGCCACGCTCAGCTCCCAGCTGCCCGCCGGAATCTCAACCGCCACGAAGCGCAGCTCCAGCCGGGCACTGGTCAGGTGCTCTGTGGCTTCCACAGCCGACAGGTCGAAGACGACGGTCCACTTGGGGCACTGTCCCACGGCTGAGCCGGGCTCCGGAGACCGGGCGAGCGCAcctggagagagggagaagaggactCGGCTGGCACCTTATCCTTGCCCAGTGGCCAGGCTGCCCGCGATGGGGTCCGGGAGAAAGGTAAGCTCCTGGAGTTGGGGGTCACACAATCTGTTGGAGGACGTCAAATAGTGTGAAGCCCTGGCATGAGGAGATGGGATCAGGACAGGGCGTAAGTTGGAAGGAAGAGGCCCTGCGGGGTGCATGGGTGGGTGATGGCTGCCCACCCTCGGGGTCATAGGCTAGCGCCTGGGCCCCGCCGCGAAGCGATGCAGGAGCGGTGGTATCTGCAGGAAGGCATCAAATGGTATGAAGCAGCGGGGATGGGGCTGGGGGTTGGAGTAGGGGCAGGGATTCAGCTACAAGGGGCCCTACTGGTGCTAGGCAGCTTGGCGGGTGTCCCTGGAGTGCAGAGTACAGGGAAAGGGTGGACTGCGGAGGCCCAGGTTGCTAGCAGGCTGGACAtgtggctggatgtggtgggggACTATAGGGGCTACCCCTGCCGCGCTCGAGGCTCACCCCTGGAGCTCTCGGCCTTGGGCACAAAAGGCCCCAGGGAAGAATGGACCCACTCACCGCGGTCAGTAATGTGGCGCACGATGTTTCCGGCGACCCCCAGCTCCTCCACGTGGCAAGGTTGCAGGGTGGCCCCCGGGTGTGTCCGCCGCAGGCCAGACCAGGTCTCTTGGGGGTCGCGGCGGCGGAACAGGCGCCACATAACCGGGGGAACGGGCCGCAGCATGGGAGAATCCCGGGGCACATCGCGAAGCCCGAGGGCCTGGAGCATGGCGGCAGCGGGGCCTGGGGGCACAGGGGCACGGACTGGGGATGGCGAGGGCAGCAACAGGGCCAGGATGAGGAGGAAAAGGTGGCGGCTAGGGTGTCGGCATAGCGGTGACATCTTTCTCCCAGATGATGGCGGGAGAGTGCGCGGGTCCGCCGCAGCCCCAGACCAGTGGGGCGGGGCTCCCGGCTGGGCTGGGGTCTTAGGGGGCGTGGCCGCGGTCTGGAGGCTGGGGCTGAAGGGTCTGGCAGGGTCCCAGAGAATGTGGCCCGGAATGGATGTGCCCAGGAGCAG from Nycticebus coucang isolate mNycCou1 chromosome 3, mNycCou1.pri, whole genome shotgun sequence carries:
- the GDF1 gene encoding embryonic growth/differentiation factor 1, with protein sequence MSPLCRHPSRHLFLLILALLLPSPSPVRAPVPPGPAAAMLQALGLRDVPRDSPMLRPVPPVMWRLFRRRDPQETWSGLRRTHPGATLQPCHVEELGVAGNIVRHITDRGALARSPEPGSAVGQCPKWTVVFDLSAVEATEHLTSARLELRFVAVEIPAGSWELSVARMSEAMGGDSGLVLLRQAVPALGSPVRAELLGATWARNASVPRTLRLVLALHPLVPTACARLAEASLLLVTLDSRLCHSPARPRREAESAPGGGPGSACRARRLYVSFREVGWHRWVIAPRGFLANYCQGQCTLPATLSGPDGPPMLNHAVLRALMHAATPGPAGLPCCVPVRLSPISVLFFDNSDNVVLRHYEDMVVDECGCR